A region of the Aggregicoccus sp. 17bor-14 genome:
GAGCGCCTCCGCCGCGCAGCTGCGCCTGGTGGCGGCGGACAAGCCCGCGACGGACCGCGCGACGCCGCCCCTCGTCAGCGGGTAGCCCACGCGTCCCGTGCGCCTCCCTGCCCTGCTCACAGCCCTGCTGCTCGCACTCGGCGCCTGCGGCACCCACGACGCGAGCCCCTCGCCCTCCGGCACCCCGGACGGCGGGGGCGCGGGCGGCGACGGGGGCAACCCCGGCCCCGTGAGCCCCGCCGTGCAGGCGCGGGCCCTGGACCTCCTGCGCGCGAGCCCCTACTCGCGTCTGGAGCTCGAGGTGGACAGCGTGCCCGGCAAGGCGCCGCGCGCCGCGTCCATCTCGTTCATCGAGAGCGCGCTCGCGAAGGTGGTGGACAAGCCCGCGGGCGTGAAGGTCGTCCTGGACCAGCAGGACGTGGCGAGCCGCGGCGCGGACCATGTGTGGACGGACGCGGAGCTGTTCCCGCTGGCCCAGCAGACCTTCGGAAACAATGGCGCGGCGGGCACCATCCGCATGCACGTGCTCTTCGTGGACGGCAGCTACCAGAATCCGGACGTGCTGGGCATCGCCTGGGCGAGCACGCACCTGGTGCTCTTCAAGGACGTCATCGAGCACTACTGCCGCCAGGACCCCAGCAGCCTCGTGAGCGACGCCGTGTGCGCGGCCTCCGAGCAGGGGGTGTGGCTGCACGAGACGGGGCACCTGCTGGGGCTCGTGAACAACGGCCTGTCCATGGTGCAGCCCCACGAGGATGCGACCCACGCGAAGCACGACGCGAGCGACCAGTGCATCATGTACTGGGCCTTCGAGGCGCCCAGCAGCATCCAGCTGCTCGCGAAGCGGCTCGGCGCGGGCAGCCCCCAGCTCGAGTTCGACGCCGCCTGCCAGGCGGACCTCGCGAAGGGCCGCGCGGGCCCCTGAGCGAAGCGGCTCAGGCCTGCGGCACGCCGCCCTCGGCCGGGGCCTCGGCGCTGCGCTCGGCCAGGAAGGCCTCGCGCGCGGCGAGCAGCCGCAGCCGCTCGAGCTCGGCCTGCTGCGCCCGCGCGCGCTCGACGCGGGCCCCGAAGTCGAAGCCGCGCAGCCGCACGTCGTCCCCCGCGAGCACCTGCAGCAGCCGCCACAGCGCGAGGCGCCCCTGGGTGGCCGTCTCGAGCGCCTCCAGCTCGTGCAGCCGGCTCAGGGGCGAGTAGCGCACGAGCCTCCCGTTGAGCTTCAGGCGCCCCACCCGCTCCATCACGAGCGCGGCGCGCTGCTTGAGCCCGTCCTCGGGCACGCCGAGCGCGGCCATCACCCGGCGCAGCTGCACGCGGTCGTCGGCGAGCTCGGGCACGAGCTGGATGAAGCAGAGGCCCACCGGGTGATCTTCGTTCTCGCGCCAGGTGCGCCGCGCGAGCTCCACGCCGGCGGTCGCGCCCGCGAGGTGATCGTTGAGGTAGATGCCGAGCAGGCTGAGGTCCACGCGCAGCTCCAGAGGGGCGACGCCCCCGGCCGGGCGCCACGTCGTACGGTCTTCCTGCGCCCGCGGGCGCACAGGGCGCACCCGCAGGGTGGTGCGGCGGGGTGGTGAGCCGGAGCGCCCTCCCCGCCTTCGCGCCCGGAGGCGCCGGAGCTAGCGCGCGTCCGGATAGTGGAAGCGCAGGGGGATCTTCACGTCCGGGTGCAGGCTGCGGGCGACGGGGCAGTCGTGGGCCGTCTGCTCCATGCGCGCGCGGTGCTCGGGGCTGAGCCCCGCAGGCATGTGGATCTCCAGCACCAGCTCGGCGATGCGCCGCGGCGGCGGGCTCATGCGCTTCTCCACCGAGGCGCGCGCCTCGCCGAGCGCGATGCCTTCACGCGAGGCGACGAGCGCCATGGTGGTGAGCGCGCAGGAGGCGAGCGCCGCGCCCACCAGGTCCGTGGGCGAGAAGGAGCCGCCCGTGCCGCCGTTGTCCTTGGGGGCCTCGGTGACGAGCGGCGAGCCCGAGGGGCCGTGCGTGAGCTGCACCTTGAAGGCGGGCGCGCTCGCGGCGGTCATCATCACGCCCGTGGGCGCAGGAGACGCAGGAGGGGTCGGGTTCTGGGACATGCTCGGGGCTCTCCGGTCAGCGAACGTAGGTGTCGTGCTGCTTCGCGTCCTTCACGCGGCTGGGCTCGGCGTCCTCGACGCTCCAGTCCAGCGTCTTCATCAGCTCCTTGCGCCGCTTCTGCACGTCCTTGTCCAGGAAGCGCACCGCGTCCTCCATGCGGTCCATCAGGCGCATCGGCTTGCGCTTCACCTTGGGGTCGCTGAGCAGCGCGTGGGTGAGCCAGGGGAACACGGCCGTCACGTCGGTGTGCACGTAGACGCTGCCCGACTCCACCGCCTCCACGGAGACCTTGCCCCAGGTGTGGCCCTCGCCGGCCGGAGCGCTGGAGAGCGCGCCGTTGTCCACCGGGTCCACGCAGAACTGCAGGTCGATGTCGAAGCCCTGGGTGGGCACGTTGAGGATCTGGTCCAGCAGCGGCTCGCCCTGCAGGGTGTAGTTCTTGGGCACGCCGCCGCCGAGGATCCAGATGGCGAGGCGCTTGGAGCCGCTGTGGCGGCAGAAGTGCTGCATCGCGGCCATCGAGTAGACGTCGTCGTTGATGTCCAGCTCGAACTTGAACTCGTCGCCGAGCAGCCGCTTGAGCTTCACCACGTTGAGGAAGATGGAGCCGTCCTGCACGGCGCCCACCCAGATGGGCACCCCGTGCTTGTACGCGGTGGACAGCAGCGAGGGCTGCTTCACGCCCAGGCTCTTCTCGATCCCCGCCACCGCCTTGCCCAGCAGGTAGTGGAACTCGGGGGTGGTCATCTTCTTCTGGAACTCGGGGCCGCGGATGATCGCGGAGAAGAGGCGGTCCGTGTCCAGCAGCGCCTCCTCCCAGAAGCCGAGGTCGTAGATGCGGATGACGCGCGCGAGCCGGTACTGCAGGTCGCTCGCGTTCGGGTTCACCTCGCGGATGGCGTGGCCGATGATGCGGTGCGCGTCGTGGTAGAGGTTCGCGCCCGTGGTCGTGATGGCCGAGATGACGCCGCGCTCGATGAGCGGGATGAGGCAGCTCTGGTGCAGCCCCGCAGGCGTCATCGCGCCGGACATGGTGAGGAAGATGGAGGCGTCCTGCGCCATCGACTGCTGCATCAGCTCGAAGGCCGTGCGCTCCTGGCGGCCGACGTAGGCGCTGAAGGCGTGGGCGAGCAGCTCGTGCGGCGTCTCCTTGCCGCTGATGGGACGGGGATCCGCCTTGCGCGCGCCGGAGTAGTGGGCGCGCAGGGTCTTGCGGGTCTTCTTCTCGGTCTTGGCCATGGCGAGGCGCGGTTTAGCACCGTGCCCGCGCAGGTGGGGAAGGATCCGCGCGCTAGGCGCTGACGATGGACAGCGGCACCGGCGCGTCGCTCGGCCGCAGGTCGGTCATCGCCAGGGTGTCCAGGGTGGCCGCCCGGTACACCTCGAGCATCCGCTCCTGTCCCAGCTTCCACACCCCGTACATGGTGCAGCTTCGGCTCACCTTGCAGGCGTCGTGGCGGTCCTGGCAGACGTTGACCACCACCGGGCCCTCCACCGCCTCGATCACGTCCAGGAAGGAGATCTCCCGGGCGGGGCGCGAGAGCTGGTAGCCGCCGTGCGCGCCGCGGGTCGAGCGGGCGAGCCCCTGCTCCACCAGCGTCTTGAGGATCTTGGCGAGGAAGTCCTGCGGCACTTCCATCCGGCGCGCGATCTCCTTGAACGGCACCGTCCGCTCCGGCGGCTGGGACGCGAGGAAGATCATCGCGCGCAGGCCGTACTCAATCTTCCGGGAGATCTGGAGTGGGTGCTGCATTCGCGGCCTTCAGCTAGAAGAAGCGTTATCCTTCACCTTAAGTCGCGTAAGAGCGGCTTTCAACTCGAACGCCCGAGCACCGAGCCTTGATCGACCTGCACTCCCATACCACCGCGAGCGACGGCGAGCACGCGCCCGAAGCGCTGCTCGCGCTGGCAGCGAAGGCCGGCGTGAAGGTGCTGGCGGTGACGGATCACGACACGGTCGCCGGGCTCGCGAGCGCGCAGGAGGCCGCCCGCCTGCTCGGCGTGGCCTTCGTGCCGGGCATCGAGGTCTCCGCCTTCGTGGGGCGCAAGGAGGTGCACCTGCTCGGGCACTTCATCGACTCCGCGCACGCGGCCCTGCTCCAGGTCACCGAGCGCCTGCGCGGCGAGCGCAGCGGGCGCATGGAGGCGATGATCGCCCGCGCCCAGGCACTGGGCTTCCCGCTGCACATGGAGCAGGTGCGCGCCATCGCCGGCGACGCCCAGCTGGGCCGCCCCCACCTCGCGCGCCTGCTGGTGGAGAGGGGCTACTGCACGAGCCTGCAGGACGCCTTCGACCGCTACCTGGGCGAAGGGCGCCCCATGACCGTGGAGCGCGAGAAGCTGCAGGGCGCGGACGCCATCCGCCTCATCCGCGAGGCGGGCGGCACCGCCACCCTCGCCCACCCGCAGTCGAGCCGCGTGGAGCTGCCCGAGCTGCAGCAGCTCGCGGCGGCGGGGCTCAGTGGCCTCGAGGTCTTCCACATGGATCACCACCCCAGCGTCCGGGAGAAGTGGAGCAAGCTCGCCCGCCAGCTGGACCTGGTCCCCACCGCTGGCAGCGACTTCCACGGGGCGAAGGTGAGTCCGGGCCGCACGCCGGGCTGCGCCTCGATGCCACGCGCGAACCTGGCCGCGCTGATCGCACGCGCGCCGCGCCCGCAGTGGCATCCGGCCGGCCTATCCCTCTGAGAAGGCGGGCTGTGGCCGCGCGACCTTTCCACCGTAGTCTCAACGGTTTAGGCCCCGAATTCCCTTTGACACCCCGAGGGCCGGGCTTTAGGTTCCGCCGCCGATGAACCCGACCCCGCTGACGCCCTACCTGCCGCTGGCCGTCGTGCTGCTGCTCGCGGGCGTGATGGCCTGCGCCATCCCGCTCCTCGCCGGCATGCTCGGCCCTCGCCGGCCGAGCAAGATCAAGTCGATGGCCTTCGAGGCCGGCTCCGAGTCGAGCGGACCCGCCCGCCAGCGCTTCGCCGTGAAGTTCTACGTCGTCGCGCTACTCTTCATCGTGTTCGATGTGGAGGCCGTGTTCCTCTACCCGTGGGCCGTGAACCTCCAGGCGCTGGGCTGGTTCGGCTACACCGAGATGATCGTCTTCGCGGCCACGCTCGTCGTGGGCCTCATTTACGTCTGGAAGAAGGGCGCCCTGGACTGGGAGAGCTGAGAGCACCATGGCTGAAATCGACGTTGCACCCGTGATTGCCACCCGCCGCGACGACGCGATGGGCTTCATCCAGCGCATGGTCTCCAAGGGCCTCGGCTGGGCGCGCAAGTACTCGCTGTTCACCTATCCCTTCGCCACTGCGTGCTGCGGCATGGAGTACATGTCCGTCGCCGCGGGCCGCTACGACATCGCGCGCTTCGGCGCCGAGTTCCCGCGCTTCAGCCCGCGCCAGGCGGACCTGCTGATGGTGATCGGGACGATCAACCTGAAGCAGGCCCCCATCCTCAAGCGCGTGTACGAGCAGATGGCCGAGCCCAAGTGGGTGGTGGCCTTCGGCGTGTGCGCGAGCTCCGGCGGCTTCTACGACAACTACGCGGTGCTGCAGGGCATCGACCGCATCATCCCGGTGGACGTGTACATCCCCGGCTGCCCGCCCCGCCCCGAGCAGGTGCTCGACGGCCTGATGATGCTGCAGGACAAGATCGGCAACCAGGTGCACCGCATCGGGGACACCGGCCAGCCGAACCCCACCGCCGCGGGCTTCAACCTGCTCAACGCGAGCGGCAGCCCCAAGTAGTCGGCGCGCCGCACCGCAGTGCTCCGGGCCCCGCACGGCTCTCCTCCACGGGAGAGCGGCGGGGCCCGATGCTTTCGGGGCTCACCAGCGGTGGTACGCGGGGTGCCCCTCCTTCACCGCCACGAAGGTGCCGCGGCAGGTGGCGCACACGCGGCCGCCCGCCGTGAGCGTGCCCTCGATGACGGCGCGGTCGCCCTTCACCTCCACCGCCTGCGCTCGCAGCTGCACCGGGCCCGTCATGGGCGTGGGGCGCAGCAGCTTGATGGCGTAGTCCGCGGTGACCGTGCAGGGCGGCGAGGACGCGTTCGCCTCGCGCATCAGGCGGTAGGCCGCGGTCCAGTTGCAGTGGCAGTCCAGCAGCGCGCCGATGATCCCGCCGTTGAGCACGCCGGGGAAGGCCTGGTGGTGCGGCTCGGGCGTCCACTCCGCGACGACGATGCCGGAGTCCTCGCTCTCCGGGAGGCTGCGGATGCGCAGCCCCTTCGCGTTGGCGGGGCCGCAGCCGAAGCAGGCGTTGTGGGGGGCGTAGCGTTCCTGGAGGCTCGGGGTGGGGTTCGCGCTCATGCGGCCCAACTTACGTCAGCCCCCCGGGCCCCGGGAGTGTCCTTTGAGGGGCCGTCTCGCCTCAGGGCCCGCGCTGCAGCACCGCGTCGAACCAGGGCTCGAGCGCGGCGTTGCGGCAGGGCCCGCGGCAGCTGCGGTGCAGGCTGCCGTCGCTGCCGGGCCACTCCACCAGCCAGCTCTCGCCGTCGAAGGCGCCCCGGTCCTTCTCGCGCAGCATCGCCGCGTGCGCCTCCGGAGTGACCTCCACCACGCCGTCCGGGCGCAGCTGGTAGTTGTCGAAGCCGCGCGCGAGGCCCGGCAGGTGCGCGGGCTCGAACACCTCGGGGCTCGCGTGCGTGAAGCCCGTCTCGGCGTAGAGGCGCAGCGGCTCCGGCAGCGACTCCCCCTTGAGCAGCGGCGCGAGCGAGACGCCGTCCGCCCCGGGAAGCCCGGGCAGCCCGGCCACGCTCAGCAGCGTGGGCCCCACGTCGATGAGGCGCACCAGCGCGTCCACCTGCGCCGGGCCGCGGCCCCAGCTGCGCGGCAGCTTCACCGCGAGCAGGATGCGGTTCTCCTCCTCGTGCAGCCGCGCGCCGTGCACGGGCGTCGCGCCGGCGAGCTCCGGGTGATCCGAGTGGAAGCTCTCCCCGTGGTCCGAGAGCAGCACGATGAGCGCGTCGTCGTAGCGGCCGCTCTTCTTGAGTGCGTCCAGCAGCGCGCCCACCTGCGCGTCCGCCTGGGAGATGAGCTCGTCGTAGAGCCCCTCGGCCACGCGCACGCTGCCGCCGCCCTTCGCCCCTACGGCGATGGGCGAGAACTGCATGCGCACGCGCCGCTCGAGCGGCTCGGTGGCCGGCACCTCGCGCCGGTAGAAGGGGTAGACCGGGTCTCCGGGGAAGTGCGCCGCCGTCGCGTGGAAGGCGAGCAGCGCGGGGCCCGCCTCCGCCTGGCGCAGCATCCGCGAGGCGAGCCGGTCCGCGTAGCCGCGGGGGTCATAGACGCCCGCGAGCGCCCGGTTCTCGATGAACTCGGGCAGCAGCCACGCCCCCAGCCGGTTGTCCGCGAACAGCCCCAGCGCCCGGTAGCGCAGCTTCTCCAGCAGGAAGTTCACCGCGCCGCGCGGCGGCTGCAGCCGCATCGCAAACCCCGAGGCCTCGCCCTCGAAGTGGAAGCGCGAGCAGTCGGTGGCCCACAGCGTCCCGTAGCCCGCCCGGCCGAAGGCCTGCGCGAAGGTGGGCGCCTCCACGATGCGCGCGTCCGCCGTGAGCGGGTAGCGCACGCCGGTGCGGTGCGGCCAGCGCGCGGTGAGCAGCGCGCGCCACGCGGGCTCCGTCTGCGCGATGGGCGTGTACGCGCGGGTGAAGAGCGTGGCCTCCTGCACGAAGGCGTCCAGGTGCGGCGCGACCTCGCCCGTGCCGCCCAGCGCCCGCAGCCGGTCCGGCCGGAACGCATCCACGCCGATGAGCACCACCAGCGGCGGCGGCGCGGGCGGCGCCTGCCCGGCCCCAGGCAGCGCCCACCCTCCTCCCATGAGCCCCACCGCGCCCGCCGCGGCGAGCGCGCCCACCGCAGCGCCGCGGCGCGAGCGCAGGAGCAGCGCCACCGCATGGCCGAGCAGCCACAGCGCCGCCGCCACCTGCGGCTGCCAGGGCTCACCGTGCAGCGTGAGCCACTCGAGCGCGCCGCGCACCGCCGGCACGTCGTCGAAGAGCGCCGGGCGCTGGATGGCGCGGTCCCACGCGAGGAGCGCGAAGAGCACCCCCCAGTGCAGCGTCACCGGGAGCACGCCCCTTCGCCCCCAGGCCCGGGCGAGCAGCCCCGCGCCCGCCCCGAGCACCGCGCCTCCCAGCAGGTAGGCGAGCAGCACCCGCGAGAGCAGCGGCGGGAGCAGCGGGCGCACCAGCGCCATGAGCGCCGCGTAGGGCCCGCTCACGTCCAGGTTCACCCCCACCGTGCCCGCGCGCACCAGCAGCGCGCTCTCGGCGAGGAAGAGGACGAGCCCCAGCAGCGCCCCGCCGGCGAGCGGGGGCCAGAGGCCCCGGAGGCCCTGGAGTGCAGAGCGGAGGGGCGAGCGGGAGGGGCGGGACGGCAGCGGACGGGGCGACATGGGCGGGCCGGATTCCCGTGTACCCGAAATGGGGCGCCGGGCGCCACGGCACCCCCGGGCGGCCAACCCCGCGCAATCCCACGTGCACCTGCGCTTCTCGGGCCCGTAAGTGCGCTGGATGGCTTGGGGTTTTCCGTTGACGGCCGGTTCGCGGCGTCCTTATAAGCCGCTGGTTTCTTTTGCCATCGGGGCTTCCTTGAGCACAGTCGCGTTGGACAGGGTCTCCGCCCAGTTTCCAGAGGCGGTCGCGGAGCGCTACGTGGACCGGGCGGGCGGGGCGTGGGCGGTCATCCACCCCCAGCACCTGCGCCAGGTCGCCGCCTTCCTGAAGAGCGAGCCGGACCTGGAGTTCAAGCTGTTCCTCTCCGCGGACGGAGTGGACCGGCTGCACCTCGCCGAGAACGATCCTCGCTTCGAGGTCGTCTACTTCCTCTACTCCCTCAAGCGCCACGAGCACGTGCGCCTCAAGGTGCGCGTCACCGAGGCGAACCCGGTGGTGCCCTCCCTGGTGCCCGTGTTCCGGGGCGCGAACTGGTGGGAGCGCTTCGTCTGGGACTTCTACGGCGTGAAGTTCGACGGTCACCCGGACCTGCGCCGCATCCTCATGTACGAGGAGTTCCAGGGCCACCCGCTGCGCAAGGACTACGCCATGCGCGACCGGCAGCCGCTCATCCCGCAGCGGCCCATCAAGGACATCTTCCGCGGCCCCGGCACCAGCGGCGTCGCCTGAGCCGCCCGAGCGCCCTCCCCTCCTTCCGAGCTCCCCCAGCTTCTCCGAGCCTCCCGAGCACACCATGGCTGAGCAGCCCCACAAGCCCGTCGAGCAGCACGAGCACAACCCGGACACCGACTCCTACGCCCGCGAGAGCGAGCTGGCCGCCGAGCTGCAGACGAAGCGGATGGTCGTGAACATGGGCCCCTCGCACCCGGCCATGCACGGCACGGTGCGCATGAAGGTGGAGCTCGATGGCGAGACCATCGTGCGCGCGGACCCGGAGATCGGCTTCCTGCACCGCGGCTTCCAGAAGAGCAGCGAGAACGTCACCTGGACCCAGGTGCTGCCGTACACGGACCGGCTCAACTACCTGTCCGCGATGATGAACAACTTCGGGTACCTCAACGCGGTCGAGAAGCTCATCGGCCTCGAGATCCCGGAGCGCGCCCAGTACATGCGCGTCATCGGCAGCGAGCTGCACCGCATGCACGATCACCTCACCTGCGTGGGCGCCATCAGCCTCGAGCTGGGCGGCTTCGCGGCGTTCCTCTACGGCATCGAGGCGCGCGAGCTGATCATGGACCGGGTGAGCGAGCTGACCGGCGCGCGCCTCACCACCAGCTTCGGGCGCATCGGCGGCATGAACCGCGACCTGCCCGAGGGCTGGATCGAGAAGACCCTCAAGAGTCTCGACAAGATCGCGGAGCTGCGCGACGAGGTGGACGTGCTGCTCACGTCCAACCGCATCTTCGTGGACCGCACGAAGGGCACCGGCGTCATCAGCGCCGAGGACGCCATCGACTTCGGGTGGACCGGCCCCTGCCTGCGCGCCTGCGGCGTGGACTACGACATCCGCAAGGTGAAGCCCTACTGGGTCTACGACCGCTTCGACTTCGACGTCCCCATCGGTCAGCACGGCGACAACTACGATCGCTACCTGATGCGCGTGGAGGAGATGAAGCAGAGCGACAAGATCCTCCGCCAGGCGCTCAAGAGCATCCCCGCCGGCCCCATCATCGTGGACGACTGGCGCATCGCGCTGCCGCCCAAGCCCGAGGTGTACGGGACCATCGAGGGCGTGATGAGCCACTTCAAGCTCGTCATGGAGGGCATCCAGGTGCCGCCCGGCGAGGTCTACGACTCCACCGAGGCGTCCAACGGCGAGCTCGGCTGGTACATCGTGAGCGACGGGCGCGGCCGCCCCTACAAGCTGCACGTGCGCGCCCCCGGCTTCCCCATCCTGTCCGCGGTGCCCCACATCATCGAGGGGCAGATGCTCGCGGACCTCATTCCCACCTTTGACACGATCAACATGATCGGCGGCGAGGTCGAGCAGTGAGCGACACCGACAACAAGAACGGCGGCGGCAAGCCCACGGGCGACGCGCAGAAGCCCCCCACGGGCAGCCCCACCAACGACCCGGCGGCCCAGCGTGGCCCCTCTCCGTCCAACCCGCCCGCGGGCGCGGTGAAGGACCCGGCCCCCGCGCACCCCTCCAGCGTCACCGCGCCTCCCAAGGCCGCGGCGCCCCCGCCTGCGGGCCCCCCGAAGCCTCCGCCGCCCAAGAACCCGGGCTTCGTCACCGTCACCATCGACGGCAAGGAGGTCGTGGCCAAGCCGGGGACGAACATGATCGAGGCGGCCAAGTCGGTCGGCTCGGAGATCCCCTACTACTGCTACCACCCTCGCCTCAGCATCGCGGCCAACTGCCGCATCTGCCTGGTGGAGGCCTCCAACGCGCCCAAGCTGGTGCCCGCGTGCCAGACCCCGCTCGCCGAGGGCCAGGTGGTGAAGACCACCACGCCCAAGGTGAAGGAGAACCAGCGCTCGGTGATGGAGTTCCTGCTGCTCAACCACCCGGTCGACTGCGCCATCTGCGACCAGGCCGGTGAGTGCAAGCTGCAGGACTACTATATGAAGTACGACTACCGCCCCTCGCGGCTCGAGGGCGGCAAGGTCCTGAAGAACAAGCGCAAGGTGCTCGGCCCCCTCGTGGTGCTGGACCAGGAGCGCTGCATCATCTGCACGCGCTGCGTGCGCTTCATGAACGAGATCCCGAAGGAGCCGCAGCTCGGCGTCTTCGGCCGCGGCAGCCACGAGCGCATCGACGTGTTCCCGGGCAGCGAGCTCAACAGCAACTACTCGCTCAACACCGTGGACATCTGCCCGGTGGGCGCGCTGCTCAGCCGCGACTACCGCTTCCGGGCCCGCAGCTGGTTCCTCTCCGCCACCCCGTCCGTGTGCACCGGCTGCTCGCGCGGCTGCAACACCTACGCGGACTGGATGGGCCAGGAGACCTACCGCTACCGCCCGCGCGAGAACGAGGCAGTGAACAAGAGCTGGATGTGCGACGCGGGCCGGCTCACCTACAAGTCCCTCAACAAGGGCCGCGTGCTCACGCCGGTCATCGGCCGCACGGGCGGCGCCGCCGCCACGGCGGAGATCACCCGCCTGGATGCGCTGCAGGCCGCGGCCAAGGCCCTCAAGGGCGCGGGCGCCGGCAAGGTCGCGGTGCTCGCGAGCGCGGTCGCTTCCAACGAGGACCTGCTCGGCGCGCTCTCCTTCGCCAAGAGCAGCCTGGGCGTGAAGGAGGTCTACGTGGGCGGCCGCCCGGACGGCGCGCCGGACCACTACCTCTACACCGCGGACAAGAACCCGAACCGCAACGGCCTCGAGATGGTCGCGGCGGGCCTGGGCCTCACCCTGCGTCCCTTCCAGGAGCTGGTGAAGGGGCTCGAGGGCGGCCGCGTGAAGGCGCTCTACGCCGTGGGCTGCGAGGTGCCCGTGGCGGACGAGGGCAGCTTCGCGAAGCTCGTGGGCGGCCTGGACGTGTTCGTGGCGCAGGCCATGAACGAGTCCGCCGTGACGGCGCAGGCCACCGTGCTGCTGCCGGCCAGCGTGCACGTGGAGGACGAGGGCAGCTTCGTCAACGTGGACGGGCTCATCCAGCGCTTCCGCAAGGCCTACCCCTCCAAGGGCGAGGCGATGCCGCACTGGAAGTGGGCGGCGGAGCTGGGCCGCGAGCTGGGGGCGAAGGAGCCCGCGCTGGCGAGCGCACGCGACGTGTTCCGCACGCTGGGCGCGGCCGTCACGGGCTTCGCGGAGTTCAACTGGGACAAGGCGAGTCCGTCGGATCGCGAGAAGCCGGGCATCAATCCGCTGCCCGCGGGTGCGGACGGTCGTCCTCCGGGGTACCGCGAGTTCGGTGCTCCGCGCGTGAGGGGTCTCTAGATGAAGCGTCTCATTGGCATCTTCACCGGCATCGCCGTCATGCTGGGCGCGATCGTCAGCATCCAGGCGCTCGCGTACGTGGTGGGCGGGCTCGCCGAGAACCTGTTCTCGGGCGCCAGCCGCCTGACCAACATCATCTTCCTGATGCTGGTCTTCGTGATGATCATGGCCACGCTGTTGACCATGGCGGAGCGCAAGTGGAGCGCGCTGATGCAGAACCGCATCGGCCCGAACCGCGCGAAGCTGGTGGTGGGCCCCATCAACAACTCGCTGATGGGCCTGCCGCACATCCTCACCGACTCGCTGAAGATGCTCACCAAGGAGCGCTTCCGGCCGGAGGGGGCGAACAAGTTCCTCTTCAACCTCGGCCCCATCCTGGCGTTCGCGCCGGTGTTCGCGCTCTTCGCCGTGGTGCCGGTGGGCCCCTCGGTGAAGTGGGACGGCCACGTCGTCGACATGGTCGTGGCGACGCCGGACTTCGGCATGCTCTACCTGCTGGGCAT
Encoded here:
- a CDS encoding PHP domain-containing protein, whose protein sequence is MIDLHSHTTASDGEHAPEALLALAAKAGVKVLAVTDHDTVAGLASAQEAARLLGVAFVPGIEVSAFVGRKEVHLLGHFIDSAHAALLQVTERLRGERSGRMEAMIARAQALGFPLHMEQVRAIAGDAQLGRPHLARLLVERGYCTSLQDAFDRYLGEGRPMTVEREKLQGADAIRLIREAGGTATLAHPQSSRVELPELQQLAAAGLSGLEVFHMDHHPSVREKWSKLARQLDLVPTAGSDFHGAKVSPGRTPGCASMPRANLAALIARAPRPQWHPAGLSL
- a CDS encoding deoxyhypusine synthase family protein, with translation MAKTEKKTRKTLRAHYSGARKADPRPISGKETPHELLAHAFSAYVGRQERTAFELMQQSMAQDASIFLTMSGAMTPAGLHQSCLIPLIERGVISAITTTGANLYHDAHRIIGHAIREVNPNASDLQYRLARVIRIYDLGFWEEALLDTDRLFSAIIRGPEFQKKMTTPEFHYLLGKAVAGIEKSLGVKQPSLLSTAYKHGVPIWVGAVQDGSIFLNVVKLKRLLGDEFKFELDINDDVYSMAAMQHFCRHSGSKRLAIWILGGGVPKNYTLQGEPLLDQILNVPTQGFDIDLQFCVDPVDNGALSSAPAGEGHTWGKVSVEAVESGSVYVHTDVTAVFPWLTHALLSDPKVKRKPMRLMDRMEDAVRFLDKDVQKRRKELMKTLDWSVEDAEPSRVKDAKQHDTYVR
- a CDS encoding PaaI family thioesterase, with the translated sequence MSANPTPSLQERYAPHNACFGCGPANAKGLRIRSLPESEDSGIVVAEWTPEPHHQAFPGVLNGGIIGALLDCHCNWTAAYRLMREANASSPPCTVTADYAIKLLRPTPMTGPVQLRAQAVEVKGDRAVIEGTLTAGGRVCATCRGTFVAVKEGHPAYHRW
- a CDS encoding Rrf2 family transcriptional regulator translates to MQHPLQISRKIEYGLRAMIFLASQPPERTVPFKEIARRMEVPQDFLAKILKTLVEQGLARSTRGAHGGYQLSRPAREISFLDVIEAVEGPVVVNVCQDRHDACKVSRSCTMYGVWKLGQERMLEVYRAATLDTLAMTDLRPSDAPVPLSIVSA
- a CDS encoding OsmC family protein, encoding MSQNPTPPASPAPTGVMMTAASAPAFKVQLTHGPSGSPLVTEAPKDNGGTGGSFSPTDLVGAALASCALTTMALVASREGIALGEARASVEKRMSPPPRRIAELVLEIHMPAGLSPEHRARMEQTAHDCPVARSLHPDVKIPLRFHYPDAR
- a CDS encoding NADH-quinone oxidoreductase subunit B, producing the protein MAEIDVAPVIATRRDDAMGFIQRMVSKGLGWARKYSLFTYPFATACCGMEYMSVAAGRYDIARFGAEFPRFSPRQADLLMVIGTINLKQAPILKRVYEQMAEPKWVVAFGVCASSGGFYDNYAVLQGIDRIIPVDVYIPGCPPRPEQVLDGLMMLQDKIGNQVHRIGDTGQPNPTAAGFNLLNASGSPK
- a CDS encoding sulfatase-like hydrolase/transferase; this translates as MSPRPLPSRPSRSPLRSALQGLRGLWPPLAGGALLGLVLFLAESALLVRAGTVGVNLDVSGPYAALMALVRPLLPPLLSRVLLAYLLGGAVLGAGAGLLARAWGRRGVLPVTLHWGVLFALLAWDRAIQRPALFDDVPAVRGALEWLTLHGEPWQPQVAAALWLLGHAVALLLRSRRGAAVGALAAAGAVGLMGGGWALPGAGQAPPAPPPLVVLIGVDAFRPDRLRALGGTGEVAPHLDAFVQEATLFTRAYTPIAQTEPAWRALLTARWPHRTGVRYPLTADARIVEAPTFAQAFGRAGYGTLWATDCSRFHFEGEASGFAMRLQPPRGAVNFLLEKLRYRALGLFADNRLGAWLLPEFIENRALAGVYDPRGYADRLASRMLRQAEAGPALLAFHATAAHFPGDPVYPFYRREVPATEPLERRVRMQFSPIAVGAKGGGSVRVAEGLYDELISQADAQVGALLDALKKSGRYDDALIVLLSDHGESFHSDHPELAGATPVHGARLHEEENRILLAVKLPRSWGRGPAQVDALVRLIDVGPTLLSVAGLPGLPGADGVSLAPLLKGESLPEPLRLYAETGFTHASPEVFEPAHLPGLARGFDNYQLRPDGVVEVTPEAHAAMLREKDRGAFDGESWLVEWPGSDGSLHRSCRGPCRNAALEPWFDAVLQRGP
- a CDS encoding NADH-quinone oxidoreductase subunit C, with translation MDRVSAQFPEAVAERYVDRAGGAWAVIHPQHLRQVAAFLKSEPDLEFKLFLSADGVDRLHLAENDPRFEVVYFLYSLKRHEHVRLKVRVTEANPVVPSLVPVFRGANWWERFVWDFYGVKFDGHPDLRRILMYEEFQGHPLRKDYAMRDRQPLIPQRPIKDIFRGPGTSGVA
- a CDS encoding NADH-quinone oxidoreductase subunit A, with the translated sequence MNPTPLTPYLPLAVVLLLAGVMACAIPLLAGMLGPRRPSKIKSMAFEAGSESSGPARQRFAVKFYVVALLFIVFDVEAVFLYPWAVNLQALGWFGYTEMIVFAATLVVGLIYVWKKGALDWES